A stretch of Myxococcus virescens DNA encodes these proteins:
- the greA gene encoding transcription elongation factor GreA translates to MSSGSDNIPMTPSGLRKLKEELKHLQSVERGKISREIEVARAHGDLRENAEYHAAKEKQSHIEGRILTLNDWIARAEVIDPAKLGGDKVIFGATVDLLDTETDKPVSYRLVGEIEADLKKRWIAVTSPVARALIGKKVGDIATVQSPGGVRELEVQQIRFEEPEEEASASQS, encoded by the coding sequence ATGAGCAGCGGGAGCGACAACATCCCGATGACCCCGTCCGGACTGCGCAAGCTGAAGGAGGAACTGAAGCACCTCCAGTCCGTCGAGCGGGGGAAGATCTCGCGCGAGATCGAGGTCGCTCGCGCACACGGTGACCTGCGCGAGAACGCGGAGTACCACGCGGCGAAGGAGAAGCAGTCGCACATCGAGGGGCGCATCCTGACCCTCAACGACTGGATTGCGCGTGCGGAGGTCATCGACCCGGCGAAGCTGGGCGGCGACAAGGTCATTTTCGGGGCGACGGTGGACCTGCTCGATACCGAAACCGACAAGCCGGTGAGCTACCGGCTCGTGGGGGAGATCGAGGCAGACCTGAAGAAGCGGTGGATTGCCGTCACCTCACCGGTGGCGCGCGCGCTCATCGGCAAGAAGGTGGGTGACATCGCCACGGTTCAGAGCCCCGGCGGCGTGCGCGAGCTGGAAGTCCAGCAGATCCGCTTCGAGGAGCCCGAGGAAGAGGCCTCGGCGAGCCAGAGCTGA
- a CDS encoding FHA domain-containing protein — MLSVQELRGLGAALPSSAFQRQLGPFALIQRPPSEASTAVLAPTRMAAPSEIEQGMLALLFEFEHLRVATLPPLNATDRLRIGRRMDCDLVVDDASVSKMHAELRWNEADQRCTVQDLGSTNGTFLNARSLGGREAVLRDGDILSVGNVQFWYLLTRTLHERLRAGEATGLGSRSG, encoded by the coding sequence GTGCTGTCCGTCCAGGAATTGCGCGGGCTCGGTGCCGCCCTGCCCTCCAGTGCCTTCCAGCGTCAACTGGGGCCTTTCGCACTCATCCAGCGCCCGCCTTCCGAGGCCTCGACCGCCGTGCTCGCCCCCACCCGCATGGCGGCGCCCTCGGAAATCGAACAGGGCATGCTGGCCTTGCTGTTCGAGTTCGAACACCTGCGCGTGGCCACCCTGCCGCCGCTCAACGCCACCGACCGGCTGCGCATTGGCCGCCGCATGGACTGCGACCTGGTCGTCGATGACGCGTCCGTGTCCAAGATGCACGCGGAGCTGCGGTGGAACGAAGCCGACCAGCGCTGCACCGTGCAGGACCTGGGCTCCACCAACGGCACCTTCCTCAACGCCCGCTCCCTGGGTGGCCGCGAGGCCGTGCTGCGCGACGGCGACATCCTGAGCGTGGGCAACGTGCAGTTCTGGTACCTGCTCACCCGCACCCTGCATGAGCGCCTGCGCGCGGGCGAGGCCACCGGGCTGGGCTCGCGCAGCGGCTGA
- a CDS encoding protein-L-isoaspartate(D-aspartate) O-methyltransferase translates to MGDWGRADYLSRHGIKDARVLEAIARLSRADFVPEDLREEASADSPLPIGHGQTISQPYVVALMTEALQLQGDERVLEIGTGSGYQTALLSLLCREVYSVEIVPELAQSAREVLRRQGFENVSFREGDGSLGWPDQAPFDAILAAAAPPDVPLQLLSQLKPGGRMLIPVGPQGGTQQLLRIQRALRPGEVPQVESLLPVRFVPMTGQPLSQG, encoded by the coding sequence ATGGGTGACTGGGGAAGGGCCGACTACCTGTCGCGGCACGGCATCAAGGACGCGCGAGTCCTGGAGGCCATCGCTCGGCTGAGCCGCGCGGACTTCGTGCCGGAGGACCTGCGCGAAGAGGCGAGCGCGGACTCGCCGCTGCCCATCGGGCATGGGCAGACCATCAGCCAGCCCTATGTCGTGGCGCTGATGACGGAGGCGCTCCAACTGCAGGGGGACGAGCGGGTCCTCGAAATCGGCACTGGCTCGGGCTACCAGACGGCGCTGCTGTCCCTGCTGTGCAGAGAGGTCTACTCCGTGGAAATCGTCCCCGAGCTGGCCCAATCGGCGCGAGAGGTGTTGCGGCGGCAGGGCTTCGAAAATGTCTCGTTCCGGGAAGGAGACGGCTCACTGGGCTGGCCGGACCAGGCGCCCTTCGACGCCATCCTCGCCGCCGCGGCGCCACCAGACGTTCCGCTTCAGCTCCTTTCCCAGCTCAAGCCGGGCGGACGCATGCTCATTCCGGTGGGCCCCCAGGGGGGCACCCAGCAACTGCTGCGCATCCAGCGCGCCCTCCGGCCCGGAGAGGTGCCCCAGGTGGAGTCCCTGCTGCCGGTTCGCTTCGTTCCCATGACGGGGCAGCCGCTCTCGCAGGGGTGA
- the recG gene encoding ATP-dependent DNA helicase RecG: MNHPLASLVGPLRYVCQRDFAMLATVKSLRPVLERALAGASGVDARALDHLRAALPDVDHAMPERRKAALRRVVAGLKVSGVELPAELHGVTMEGAVPARPRSTQGAPVGAGGTTPPGYVPPWKSAEPLPTSGPRPDAPRGPASRGASAPARGSGVEGPMPRMSPDGPRGRQAGMDSDLLPARPPRMAPATRPPQSNVAAPQPATGRQGAPSSRAKPGLRQAALDTGPEAVPGAKTRKEKAQRKKKRAVAAEASRSEAKLLSIAPRSGPLASPLKTLGKRLGPRLVSALDKKGLRRMGDILFMLPRCYEDRRQLRTIAELEPGERGVTVGIVKVADFVAGRQGRRMFRAVVGDRSGSIAATYFNAGPWLKSRFTVGKRIVLSGEVRATMSGREMPHPEIEPAEDLESTTSVHFNRIVPVYPGFERGEQRSFRELTSRVGEQYAHELDDPLPADLRRRLDLMGLPDALRFIHFPPGDADLEALDAHQSPAHRRLAFDELFFLQLGMALKRQGVKAEVGISFDVSEPRLAKARNALPFQLTGAQARVVEELCWDMARPEPMNRLVQGDVGSGKTAVAMVSALIALQAGYQVAVMAPTEILAEQHERNFRKVMEPLGYRVGLVSAAGTAKAKRQVREAVARGEIHLAVGTHALLQADVSFERLGLVVIDEQHRFGVLQRHTLMSKGPKPDVLVMTATPIPRTLAMTLYGDLDLSVIDQLPPGRTPIQTRVFNDKQRALVYESVGAQLAKGHQAYVVYPLVEESEKLDLEDATRGVEKLRKVFPDAKVGLLHGRMKAEEKDSVMEDFREKRLHLLVCTTVVEVGVDVPNASVMVVESAERFGLSQLHQLRGRVGRGAAASFCHLVAGSARSWESAERLTVMEQSSDGFVIAEKDLEIRGPGEFLGTRQSGLPELAVANLARDGDLLSMAQSEARRILEKDPDMKAKENQGLVKALEERWEGRLALARVG, encoded by the coding sequence GTGAACCACCCGCTCGCCAGCCTTGTTGGACCCCTCCGGTACGTGTGCCAGCGCGACTTCGCGATGCTGGCCACCGTGAAGTCGTTGCGCCCGGTGTTGGAGCGCGCGCTTGCCGGGGCCAGTGGCGTGGATGCACGGGCGCTGGACCACTTGAGGGCCGCGCTGCCCGACGTGGACCACGCCATGCCCGAGCGCCGCAAGGCCGCGCTGCGGCGCGTCGTGGCCGGGCTGAAGGTCAGCGGGGTGGAGCTGCCCGCGGAGCTGCACGGCGTGACGATGGAGGGCGCGGTTCCGGCTCGGCCGAGGTCCACGCAGGGCGCTCCGGTGGGCGCGGGAGGCACGACGCCCCCGGGGTATGTGCCGCCCTGGAAGTCGGCGGAGCCACTGCCCACGTCGGGCCCGCGGCCGGACGCGCCTCGAGGACCGGCCTCGCGTGGAGCCTCGGCCCCCGCGCGCGGAAGCGGCGTTGAGGGCCCCATGCCGCGCATGAGCCCTGATGGGCCTCGGGGACGGCAGGCCGGAATGGACTCGGACCTCCTGCCTGCCCGTCCACCGCGGATGGCGCCGGCGACGCGGCCACCGCAGTCGAACGTCGCCGCGCCGCAGCCCGCCACCGGGCGGCAGGGCGCGCCGTCGTCTCGGGCGAAGCCGGGGCTCCGTCAGGCCGCGCTCGACACGGGGCCAGAGGCGGTTCCCGGAGCGAAGACGCGCAAGGAGAAGGCGCAGCGAAAGAAGAAGCGGGCGGTCGCGGCGGAGGCCTCTCGCTCCGAGGCGAAGCTCCTCTCCATCGCGCCGCGCTCCGGGCCGCTGGCGTCGCCGCTGAAGACGCTGGGCAAGCGGCTGGGGCCCAGGCTCGTCTCGGCGCTCGACAAGAAGGGGCTGCGCCGCATGGGCGACATCCTCTTCATGCTGCCGCGCTGCTACGAGGACCGCCGCCAGCTGCGCACCATCGCCGAACTGGAGCCCGGCGAGCGAGGCGTCACGGTGGGCATCGTCAAGGTGGCCGACTTCGTGGCGGGCCGTCAGGGCCGGCGCATGTTCCGCGCCGTCGTGGGGGACCGCTCGGGCAGCATCGCCGCCACGTACTTCAACGCGGGCCCCTGGTTGAAGAGCCGGTTCACCGTGGGCAAGCGCATCGTCCTCTCCGGCGAGGTCCGCGCCACCATGTCGGGCCGGGAGATGCCCCATCCGGAAATCGAACCGGCGGAGGACCTCGAGTCCACGACGTCGGTCCACTTCAACCGCATCGTCCCCGTGTATCCGGGCTTCGAGCGCGGCGAGCAGCGCTCCTTCCGCGAGCTGACCTCCCGCGTGGGCGAGCAGTACGCGCACGAACTGGATGACCCGCTGCCCGCCGACCTGCGCCGCCGCTTGGACCTGATGGGCCTGCCGGACGCGCTGCGCTTCATCCACTTCCCGCCAGGGGACGCGGACCTGGAGGCGCTCGACGCGCACCAGAGCCCCGCGCACCGGCGGCTCGCCTTCGACGAGCTGTTCTTCCTCCAACTGGGCATGGCCCTCAAGCGGCAGGGTGTGAAGGCGGAGGTCGGCATCTCCTTCGACGTGTCCGAGCCCCGGCTGGCGAAGGCGCGCAACGCGCTGCCGTTCCAGCTCACCGGCGCGCAGGCGCGGGTGGTGGAGGAGCTCTGCTGGGACATGGCGCGCCCGGAGCCCATGAACCGGCTGGTCCAGGGAGACGTGGGCAGCGGCAAGACGGCGGTAGCCATGGTCTCCGCCCTCATCGCACTGCAGGCCGGCTACCAGGTGGCCGTCATGGCGCCCACGGAAATCCTCGCTGAGCAGCACGAGCGCAACTTCCGCAAGGTGATGGAGCCGCTGGGCTACCGCGTGGGCCTGGTGAGCGCGGCGGGCACGGCGAAGGCCAAGCGCCAGGTGCGCGAGGCCGTGGCCCGAGGCGAAATTCATCTGGCCGTGGGCACGCACGCGCTGCTTCAGGCAGACGTCTCCTTCGAACGCCTGGGCCTGGTCGTCATCGACGAACAGCACCGCTTCGGCGTGCTCCAGCGCCACACGCTGATGAGCAAGGGGCCCAAGCCGGATGTGCTGGTGATGACGGCCACGCCCATTCCCCGCACGCTGGCCATGACGCTGTACGGCGACCTGGACTTGTCCGTCATCGACCAGCTTCCGCCGGGCCGCACGCCCATTCAAACGCGGGTGTTCAACGACAAGCAGCGCGCGCTCGTCTACGAGTCCGTGGGCGCGCAGCTGGCCAAGGGGCACCAAGCCTACGTCGTCTACCCGCTGGTGGAGGAGTCGGAGAAGCTGGACCTGGAGGACGCCACGCGCGGCGTGGAGAAGCTCCGGAAGGTGTTCCCCGACGCGAAGGTGGGGCTGCTGCACGGACGGATGAAGGCGGAGGAGAAGGACTCCGTCATGGAGGACTTCCGCGAGAAGCGCCTGCACCTGCTCGTCTGCACCACGGTGGTGGAGGTGGGCGTGGACGTGCCCAACGCCTCCGTGATGGTGGTGGAATCCGCCGAGCGCTTCGGCCTGTCACAGCTTCACCAGCTCAGGGGCCGGGTGGGGCGCGGCGCGGCGGCGAGCTTCTGCCACCTGGTGGCCGGGAGCGCCCGCTCCTGGGAGTCCGCCGAGCGCCTGACGGTGATGGAGCAGAGCAGCGACGGCTTCGTCATCGCGGAGAAGGACCTGGAGATTCGAGGCCCGGGTGAATTCCTGGGCACGCGCCAGAGTGGCCTGCCCGAGCTGGCGGTGGCCAACCTGGCGCGGGATGGCGACCTGCTCTCCATGGCGCAGTCCGAGGCCCGGCGCATCCTGGAGAAGGACCCGGACATGAAGGCGAAGGAGAACCAGGGCCTCGTGAAGGCGCTCGAGGAACGCTGGGAAGGGCGGCTCGCGCTCGCGCGGGTGGGTTAG
- a CDS encoding M15 family metallopeptidase: protein MSLALLRWGVFILLCLFAPQAVAGDAKPRRSEAKGSRLVRLKNGQLLHADAADAYRRMKAEARSKNIYLWVHSGYRSPAKQRRLYERYRKGKGPQAARPGRSNHQRGLAVDLVIGGVKTPTYDWLVSNACRFGFKRTVRSEPWHWEYRPRSTREPKPGRDCVGRPLKRQRPQSPPVASTEKS, encoded by the coding sequence ATGTCGCTCGCGCTGCTCCGCTGGGGAGTCTTCATCCTCCTGTGTCTGTTCGCGCCCCAAGCCGTCGCCGGCGACGCAAAGCCCCGGCGAAGTGAGGCGAAGGGCAGTCGGCTCGTTCGTCTCAAGAACGGGCAGTTGCTTCATGCCGACGCCGCGGACGCGTACCGGCGGATGAAGGCCGAAGCGCGTTCGAAGAACATCTACCTCTGGGTCCACAGCGGCTACCGCTCCCCCGCGAAGCAGCGCCGGCTCTATGAGCGCTACCGCAAGGGCAAGGGGCCCCAGGCGGCACGGCCCGGGCGCTCCAACCATCAGCGAGGCCTCGCGGTGGACCTGGTCATCGGCGGCGTCAAGACACCGACCTATGACTGGCTCGTGTCGAATGCGTGCCGCTTCGGCTTCAAGCGCACGGTGCGCTCCGAGCCCTGGCATTGGGAGTACCGCCCGCGCAGCACCCGCGAGCCGAAGCCGGGACGTGACTGCGTGGGCCGCCCCTTGAAGCGTCAGCGGCCCCAGTCTCCGCCCGTGGCGAGCACCGAGAAGAGCTGA
- a CDS encoding MGMT family protein: protein MSTPPRDERDYFERIYTVTSQVPHGQVATYGDIAAIVGDGCDARVVGHALGALGARADSVPWQRVINRTGGISTSGYGQREALEAEGVTFDERDHVRMASHHWTGPSEAWARAHGFQPLPPREVKTPDAQLKLF from the coding sequence ATGTCCACACCGCCACGCGACGAGCGCGACTACTTCGAGCGCATCTACACCGTCACCTCGCAAGTGCCGCATGGGCAGGTGGCCACATATGGGGACATCGCCGCCATCGTCGGTGATGGCTGCGATGCCCGCGTCGTGGGACATGCACTGGGCGCGTTGGGCGCCCGCGCGGACAGCGTGCCCTGGCAACGCGTCATCAACCGCACGGGTGGGATCAGCACCTCGGGTTACGGACAGCGCGAGGCCCTGGAGGCGGAGGGCGTCACCTTCGACGAGCGCGACCACGTCCGGATGGCGTCACACCATTGGACGGGCCCCAGTGAGGCGTGGGCCCGCGCACATGGATTCCAGCCGTTGCCTCCGCGTGAAGTGAAGACTCCGGACGCGCAATTGAAACTGTTCTGA